TTCAGGCGTAGTCCTACGGAGCGTCGACAGCGGTAGGCGCAGGCCAGAAAAACTCCTCCAACTTGTCATGAAGCCGCAGCCGTTCGCTCTCGATTCCGGCACGTCCGTAGACATCCAGGAAGTGCTGTGCGTGCGGCTCGGCATATTGAGGATTCATGTGGCTTCGCAGGCTACGCAAAATATCTGCGACGTCAGAATGGCGATCGGCCACGCCTGAACGTCCGACATCGACGAAGCCGGCGTCGCCGTGCGGCAATATCATGACGTTGGGCAGGCAGAAGTCGCCGTGACTCACGACGAGCTCCCCGAGCACTGTGGCAGAAATCGCCTGCCGGAGATCGCGCAGCGCGTCAGCCGTCGTCACGTCTTTTTTGCCGGCGAGTCTCCAGGAAAAATCCACGAGCCCTTCATGCGTGCGCTTCTCCGCGACCGCGAGTGCTGAAGGCAGCGAGCGGTCGAAGGGGCACGATAGGGGATCGAGGGAATGAAGCGTGCGCAGCCCCTCTGCGACAGCCGTCACCACGGCGAATCGCTCATCCGAAGAGAAGTGATCGGAAGCAGGCGCGCCCTTCAGGGGGCGAGTGGCCAGCCAGGTCCCGTCCTCGCTGGTCAAACCCAGCACTTCGGGAACCCGTACACCTTGGCCCGTCAGCCAGATCAAGCGCTCGGCTTCTCCTCGCAACTCCTCTTCCAGATGTGGGGTCGTCGG
This genomic interval from Streptomyces dengpaensis contains the following:
- a CDS encoding aminoglycoside 3'-phosphotransferase — encoded protein: MDGQGGIGAAVDQTQEADEGRQVVTSTHDPVPNIPIASFAPLVVVSLQVSWLRLRSIKLFLPGGEVLNLPKTLGISSKGELREEIVSGGLSGARVIKVLDAQDRVLAFVKAASPTTPHLEEELRGEAERLIWLTGQGVRVPEVLGLTSEDGTWLATRPLKGAPASDHFSSDERFAVVTAVAEGLRTLHSLDPLSCPFDRSLPSALAVAEKRTHEGLVDFSWRLAGKKDVTTADALRDLRQAISATVLGELVVSHGDFCLPNVMILPHGDAGFVDVGRSGVADRHSDVADILRSLRSHMNPQYAEPHAQHFLDVYGRAGIESERLRLHDKLEEFFWPAPTAVDAP